The following are encoded together in the Peromyscus leucopus breed LL Stock chromosome 1, UCI_PerLeu_2.1, whole genome shotgun sequence genome:
- the LOC114696209 gene encoding uncharacterized protein LOC114696209 gives MANLSSLLWSQKTHISQGVKCGDYKMSFICEAYISTKTIERASSTIKFFFSEAFMGQHFQEVELDKGEPQPGDLFLFKLQSPRAQWFGAHVGVYCGHGEIIHFEGRTSGSGGLQTLLGYCEGVVCKQGHRALQRSRKLWRVLRRRGGIDPKVLERRVQEAMNSDPPLYNPTSSNCVHFALNLLGVDSMSMDMDLTTD, from the exons ATGGCCAACTTGTCCTCTTTGCTCTGGTCACAGAAGACACACATCTCACAAGGAGTGAAGTGTGGTGACTACAAG ATGAGCTTCATATGCGAG GCCTACATCTCAACCAAG ACCATAGAAAGGGCATCCAGCACCATTAAGTTCTTCTTCTCTGAGGCGTTCATGGGTCAGCACTTCCAGGAGGTGGAGTTAGACAAAGGCGAGCCTCAGCCTGGAGACCTCTTCCTGTTCAAGTTGCAGTCTCCTAGGGCACAGTGGTTCGGGGCCCACGTGGGTGTTTACTGTGGCCACGGAGAGATCATACACTTTGAGG GTAGGACCTCTGGCAGTGGTGGACTACAAACCCTGCTGGGTTACTGCGAAGGTGTGGTGTGCAAACAGGGTCACCGCGCGCTGCAGCGCTCCCGAAAGCTCTGGCGTGTGCTTCGCAGACGCGGTGGCATTGACCCCAAGGTGCTGGAGCGCCGCGTGCAAGAAGCGATGAACAGCGATCCTCCTCTCTATAATCCCACTAGCAGCAACTGCGTGCACTTTGCACTGAACCTGTTGGGCGTGGACTCA ATGTCAATGGACATGGACTTAACCACGGATTAA